From the genome of Prosthecobacter fusiformis:
CTGTGTGGGCGTCTCGCCAGACTGCTTGTATGACCGGTTTGTGTAAGTCAAAAAGTCATCTTGTTTTGCCGACCACATGAAGGCTTGAGTTTGCTCCCAGCTCTGGGTCATGAAGGTGTCGCCATTGGGCATGATGACGAAGACTTTTTCGTCTTTCTCGGAGAACTGCGTATTGTCCTGCTCGGTGCCGTGCTTGACCAAGTCGCCGCCCGTGTAGCCATTCTCACCTTGCACGGAGTCGTTGAGTTTGGTGCGAATTTCCCCCTGCCATTTGGTCAGGCGTCCGAGCTCGGGGTCCACTTTCTGCCGGTCCTCCTGGCCGAGCAGTTTGCTTCGTCCGTTGTTGACGGTGGTTCGGATGATCTCGCGGCTTTTGGACTTCAGTTGATCTTTGAGTTCCGTGACAGAATCCCCGGTGGCCGTCTTGAGCTTCTCTTTCAAATCGCTACGTTCCTTCATCAATTGGGCGAGCACGGGATCTCGATCCAAAGCCTTGCCTGCAAGTTTTCCATCGCCCATTTTTGGCAGCATGGCGAACATGTCGTAGTCGGCAGTCAGTGGGATCGGGGCATCTTCTTTTTTGGTCTTGCCCCCCATGACCTCCAGTTCCTTCCATTCTTTCACGGTCTCTCCCACCACAGGCTGCTTCCCCTCCAGATTCTTGTAGGAGACTTTGAAGCCCCCTTGATCTGGCTCCAGCTTGAACAGGTAGTTTTCATTTTTGCCACCGTTGAGAAAGTAGCGTGGACCGTCTTCGGGGCTCTTTGACAATGGCTCGCCCATGTCATTGCAAGGGATGATGAGCTTGTTCTCGGTCAGGTAATTCAAACGGTTGTTACTCAAAGTCAGTTGTGAGGAGCCGACCCGATCCCCGTCATGCTCAAGGGAGTGTTGGTTGTCCTCAATGCCTTTGGTGATCGCTTTGGAGTCGTCGTGTTTTTTGCTCAGGTTCTGATCCCGTGCGATGTAGCCGGCCATGGGTCCCCAGTCTGAAGACTTGCCATGCACATTGAGCCCCTTTGCGGCAGTGCCCTCCTCAAGCAGGCCCGTGCTCATCTGATTCACCGGGCGGAACATCAGGATGGTGTTTGTGTCCTTGGCCACTTGCGTAAACTTTTCCACATGCGAGCCGACGAGGCCGGAATCCTTGATCGCCTGTGCACCCGTGATCATACCGTCTGACTTCAGCTTGTCGAGATGCCCGGAGAAAGACGATGAGACGGGGGCCAACGTTGCCCGCTGCGGCCCTGTGCTCTCTACCGTGACTTGCTGCGGACGAGGGCCGATGTCATCGATGATCATGCTTTGCGGCGGAGCTTGTGAGATGTCCTCAAGGGAAATCGAATGTTCAGTGAACTGTCCGCCCATTGTGGAAAAATCGTTGAACTCCAGGGTGTCCCGGGGCTGTGGCGGTACCCCCAGGTCCTCCTCTTCAAATCCATTGTTGAATTCCAGATCAATCTCTGACAGGCCCTCCAAAATGCTATCCAGCGTGTTGGTCCTGCCACGATTCTGGTGCTGGTCCACCCCGCTGCGGCGTTCGGGTGGATCTTGAGGTTCGACCTGGCGTGCGGTCAGCGCCTTGTGCAGCGCGACAAAAGGTTGCGCAATGATGTTGCCGAGTTGCTTGAGCGCCTGACCTGCACTGACCACCATGCCTTTCAAAGTGGTGGCGATGTTATGACCGATGTTTTGCAGGGTTTGGTTCGCGACGGCGAGCCTGCCTTGGAGTGCCTGGAGATTCATCTTTGGGAGAGGGGCGTGGAACGGTTAGACGCGCAGCATGGAGGACAAGGAAAGGTCGATGGGGGTATCGCTTCTAGGCTTGTTGGCTTCAGTTGCGGCAAGGCGCTGCTGCCAGAGCTTGGCGCTCTGCACCAAAGTCGCTAGAAGCTCCGATAACGACTCCAGATTCGCGTGTTCAGTGACCAGAGAAGTGTGCAATAAAATGCTGGTCTCCGTCGCATCCAGAGACAGCACCGCCCCACCGGTTGCCCGGCCCAGGTAGTTCCCTCGCAGCAGATGCACAAACAAGGCTTTGCGATTTTCGGCAGGTACGGAACCCACCAGCGCGTGCAAGTGCAAGAGGTCAGTACGCTCGATGTCGGGCTCCAAAGTCACATGGGTGTCCTGATCAAACAAGAGGCCACAAGAGCCATCGGGCTCGGTTGGCACATTGGTCAGGCCTAGGTGAGTTAACAGGTGGGCAATAGCATCGCGAGCACTGAAAGTAGCCATAAGCGGAGTGAATGAGTGATGGGTTAAGCAGCCAGCATATCCTGGTTCGTGCTGGAGGTAAGGTCGCCGCTCACCAACTGGTCTTCCCATCCCTCGAGATAGTTCACGAAGCGCTCGATCTCTTGAGTGAAGCCCGTGAGATCGATCGTCTCCATGTGGAGCTGACGCTCAAACAAGATTTCTCCCGCAGGGCTCAGCGAGAAATAAGCCCCCCCGGTTTGTGAACCCAGAACGTTCGCACGCAAGAGGGCTCCCAGGGAGGTCGCATCTTCGAGATCGAGAAGCGAGACGACGGAACTTAAGTGCAGCGTTTGACCGTCGGGCAAAAGTTCAAAATCCACTTCCAGCCGACCATCAAAGGCCAGGCGGCAGGTGCCATGTTCACTGAGCGCGAGACCAGGCTGACCAAGCAGAAGTCCGACTTCAAGAAGTGCGTCAGAGAGGTTCATGAGTGAGATTGTCGGTCGTGGTCAAAGGTTGTAGAAGCAAGCTGACATTGGCGGGCAATCGTTAGCCGCTTGTTTCATCCATAACCGTTCGGCGGCCTGACATTACCTCTGCGAATTTTTTTATCAGTATTTGGTAATCCGCGCAGAGCTGACGGGTGATAGCAGAGAAGACTGAGCACCTTGCCCGGTATCTCCACTCTCCCCTGCTTTTGATCTATGTCGCTGTCAGAAATACTCGCCTCATTACCTCCTGAACTCGGTCTTTCGGAACAGGCCAACGGTTCCAACGGCATCTGTGAAATCATCATTGATGGGCAGCTCCAGGTGATGCTGGAGATGGGTCCGCAGGAGGAGAGTCTGCATCTTTACAGCGTCGTGGCTCGGGTGCCTGATGGTGAAGAGGGGCCGGTCTTGAAAACCTTGCTTGAAGGGCAGCTTTTTGGTCGCGAGATCGGTGCAGGCATCACCTTCGGATTGGATCAAGTGACCGGCGAGATTTTGCTCTGGTCTGCACTGCGCGAGCGCGAATTGGAGCCAGACGCTTTCAGCGCAGCACTCACTGAGTTCGTAAACTGGACGGAGCACTGGCACCGAAAACTCAATCACTCGACGCCGCTGGAAGAGGATGCCGACTGGCAGGCCCCAGAGCCGACTGAAACCATGATGCGCGTCTAAATTCTCTTTCTTGAATTCTATGAACATCAAAGCTGAATACACGAACCTCGCTAAGGCCCTCTCCGAACAACAAGGCACTGCGGTCACTTCAAAACAAACGGGTCAGGGCATCAGAACCCATATTCCTGACAAGCAGCAGGTAACCCGTGCCGCGCAGACACATATTATCCAATGTTTTACCTCCAAGAAGCTCGCCGCCCGCGGGATCACGGTGGCCAATGTGATCAGCCGCGAGGGCATGAAGGCAACGCTGGGCAAGGCGGGCGTGTTGGCGAATATTAAGGACGGTCTTACGCGACTAAAATATCGCCTTTCGCACTCGAACCAAAAAGCAAGCAGCGAGCTGGGCAACAGCCATCGCGTCCTGATTCGTTTGGCGGGCCAATACCACACGTTAGCGACGAACCCCACGCCACAGAACAAGTCGGCACGTGAGCAATTGCTGGAAAAATTGGACACCAAGCTAAAGGATCTTCAGGGATCACTCGATATGAGCAATAGCCCTGCCGAGCGCCGCAAATATGTGGATGTGCGGTTGATGAAGGACTATATCACCGAAGAAAAGAGGCTGCTGCATAATGAAGTCCATCAGGACGGCCTGGAGATACCTCAGGCACCGCCGAATCCTTTGCAAAATCAGCCATTGAATCCGCAGGGTAACCAGGGCGAAGGTATCCAGTTCAAGGCGAATGGCCTCACGCGCGGCGATTTTCAAAACACTCGTGATACCCTAAAACCTACGGGCAACAACACCGAGAACCGGGTGCAGGAGAACCTGGAGCAAGCGCCTGAAGTGCCTGAGGGTTCAGGCCCCTCGGAGTACAAGCCGAAAGCACCCCTAAAATTCACCGTGGCGACCAAGGGAGACACTTTGGAGCAAGTGAAAAAGAACCTCACCGAACCCGTGAAAGGCACTGTGGTGAAAGATGGTTTCTCATCTGCCAGCAACATCGTTGGCAAGAACTCTCTGAAAGACCTGGAAGTGGCACTCGCCCACAGTACCCAGCCAAAGCCTCGTGGAGAAAGCAAGCCGATCAACGATCCCAGCATCAAAGACTTGTCAGGCTTCTCCTTTCAATCGCAGGAGTATGGTCAGTTGCGCGATCAGATGAAGGCTGCCGTTAAAAACGAGCCCAGCGCTCAGCCGACCGTTGTAATTGGCAAGAGCCTGGGTCAGCTTTTGATTCAGGAGATGAACAACCTCGGCGAGCAGGATAAGAAGAACTTCATGCTGGCGCTGACCACCACCCGCAGTGCGGCATGGATGGATGACATTCTGCAAGATGTGGGGAATGCCTTTCCTGAAAGGTTTCGTGATCAGTTCACCAGCCTGACTCTTCCTTCTAACAAGCAAATGAAAGAGATCCTTGAGGCAGCCTTTGACGAGCTTTTGACAGCGCTGCCGAATACATCAGAGCAGAATGGAAATCTCATTATCCTCAATGGTGTTCAGTATCAGTTCGAGGCACAACTGGGCGAAGGCGGGCTTGGCATCGTCTCCACCTACCGCAAGGTGCCCAATCAAATTGGTGTCGAACCAGAAGTCATCGCGATCAAGAAGAGTAAGGACGATGATCTGGGCTTTGACCAGCTCGCCAAGGAGGTGCGCAACCATGCCCAAGTCGGCGAACATCCCAATGTGCCGACTTTTAGAGGTGCAGTCAGGTCGCCCAATGGAGAACTGTTCATCGCTATGGACCTGGCACCGAGGGGGGACATGATGAAACTTGCTGGCAAGATCCAAGATGCAGTCAGCAGCGGGCTCATCTCCCAAACCACCGCGAATGTGATTCGGCTGACTCTCATGCAAGATGTCATCAAAGGTCTGCATCACCTGCAAGAGCAGGTGGGCATGGTCCATGTGGATTTGAAGATGCAAAACTTCTTCATCCAGAATGACGGCGTGGCCCAGATCGGTGACTTCGGGATCTCACAGACTTCACTAGACAGCACGGTGGAAGACACCAAACTCGATGCCGACTACAATAAAGCACCCGAGATCTTGATCCAAGGTGGACGTCAAAAAACAAGAGAGGGTGCAATCGTCAACACCCCAGAGAACAAGCCCTTCCGAGAAGCAGAAGTCAGTGAAAATCTCATCAAGCTCAACGAGAAGGTGGACGTCTTTGCCTTGGGTACGGCCGTCTATGAGTTGTTCAGCGGTCAGAGCTTCCTGGGCGACTTGGCGGGCGGACATGACTGGTATCGCGAATATATGGCCCTTCGCGAGTATGGGCTGGATCCCTCACGAACGGTGTCCACACTGGGAACTGATGGTAAAGGCAATGTCATGGGAACTGATGGTAAAAGCAATGTCATGGGAACAGGTGCCACTGCTTTGGACCGAGTGCTCAATGCTATGCTCAGTCCCGATCCTGAAAAAAGGCCCAGCATGAGCGAGCTGATGAACTATAGCTTGTTCAAGCAAACTGGCGTGGGCGAAGTGGGGGTGCGTGATCTGATAAAACTGCTCACTACTCCGGGTGTCGATCCGCAGGATTTGAAGCAGGCCAACGCTAACCTTGGACTGTAAGGTACCGGGCCTATCGACAAGCGCGCCCACCTTCCCATGACATCCGTCATTAAAGCCTTGTGGGGACGCATCCTTGCCGCAGTGATGATGGGCATCATCACTGCGTGCTTGTGGCCCGAATCGTCAGATGGATGGCGCAAGGTGGCCGGAATCATCCTCAGCGTTGGCCTGGGCTTCCAAATCACCACGGCCATCGGGGCGGCCAGGCAGGGGCCTGCCGCTGCGATCATGGCCTGGCTTGATTGCGCAGCATTTCCTCTCGTCATGGTGGCGTTCCTCCATCTGCCATCCCTGCAAGGCTGGCTGCTGCTAATCAGCGCTTGGGCGTGGCGTCTCTTGGTGAAGAACCTTTGGAAATGATCGCTAAAAACACCCTTGAACAGGCTCTCGAACTGCATCGTGCAGAGCGTATGCGGGAGGTCTCATTGATCAATGGCGACTTATTGGAAAGCGACCCGGAGCAAGTCACGGCACTGCAACGCCAGGCAACGGCCCATGCACAGCAAGGGGATTTTGCCACTGCGATGGAGCTCTATGACCGTGCGATCAAACGGATGCCGACCTTTGCGGAGGCGCATGCAAATCGCGGCAATGTATTGCGTTGTTTGGCGCGCTTCGCTGAGGCGTTGGCGTGCTATGACCTCGCTATCGAACTGAAGCCCGACTTCGCCGAAGCACACAATAATCGGGGCGTCGTGCTCCGAGATTTGAAGCGCCAGGACGAAGCCTTGGCGAATCATGAGAGGGCCATCGAAATCAAGCCTGACTATGCCAATGCCTGGATGAACCGAGGCATCGTGCTGCGCGAAATGGGGCGCTACCAGGAAGCGCTTTCCAGTTATGCACGAGTGATTGAATTGCGCCCTGAAGATGCGCAGACGTTCAACTATCAAGGCATGGTGCTCTATCGTCTCGAACGCTATGAAGAGGCTCTGGCGTGCTATGCACATGCCATCGAACTGAAGCCAAACTATGCCGAAGCCCTTTATCATCACAGCCTTGCACTGCGTGAAACCCTCGGGTTGACAGAGGCTATCGAAAGTTGTGATCGGGCGATTCAGGTCCGACCTAACTATGCAGAGGCATGGTGGAACCGGGCAGAGTTGCTGATCCTGACTGGCGACTATCCAAGTGGTTGGCGGACGCTTTGCTGGCGCTGGCGATCCGTCGAGTATGGGAAGGTGCTTCGTCAGTTCATTCAGCCATTGTGGGATGGTAGTCAGGACATCAATGGTAAGACTTTGCTCGTGACTCTTGACGGTGGTTTTGGCGACACCCTCCAGTTCTGCCGATATGTGACGCTGGCCGTCAAAAGAGGCGCACAGGTTATTTTAGAGGTGCAGGCGGGGTTAATGACACTACTGCAAGGTAGCTTTGATGGGATCCAAATCATCGCATATGGTCAGACATTGCCGCCCTTTGAATGCAGTTGCCCCCTGATGAATTTGCCAGGTGCTTTTGCTTTACCGGTGGACGATATCCCTGCCTGCCTTCCATATCTTCGTGCTCCAGAGAAGCATATTGAGACGTGGGCAGAACGGCTTGGTGAGAGGACCCGGCCCCGCATCGGCCTTGTGTGGTCTGGTAGTACGGAACATTCAAAAGATCGTCAGCGCAGTATGCCACTGGCAATCATGAAAGGACTGTTGAACTGTGACGCCGAGTTTCACTGTCTGCAAAAGCAGATTCGCGATGCGGATCTTGACGACATCCTCAACTTGCCGATTAAAATCTGGGTGAAGGAGTTAGCCGGCTTTTCAGACACCGCTGGTCTGGTCATGGCGATGGATCTCGTCATCAGTGTGGATACCTCGGTCGCACATTTGGCAGGTGCATTGGGGAGACCCGTCTGGGTTTTGTTGCCCTATGTGCCAGACATGCGTTGGTTATTGGATTGCGACGACTCT
Proteins encoded in this window:
- a CDS encoding anthrax toxin-like adenylyl cyclase domain-containing protein; protein product: MNLQALQGRLAVANQTLQNIGHNIATTLKGMVVSAGQALKQLGNIIAQPFVALHKALTARQVEPQDPPERRSGVDQHQNRGRTNTLDSILEGLSEIDLEFNNGFEEEDLGVPPQPRDTLEFNDFSTMGGQFTEHSISLEDISQAPPQSMIIDDIGPRPQQVTVESTGPQRATLAPVSSSFSGHLDKLKSDGMITGAQAIKDSGLVGSHVEKFTQVAKDTNTILMFRPVNQMSTGLLEEGTAAKGLNVHGKSSDWGPMAGYIARDQNLSKKHDDSKAITKGIEDNQHSLEHDGDRVGSSQLTLSNNRLNYLTENKLIIPCNDMGEPLSKSPEDGPRYFLNGGKNENYLFKLEPDQGGFKVSYKNLEGKQPVVGETVKEWKELEVMGGKTKKEDAPIPLTADYDMFAMLPKMGDGKLAGKALDRDPVLAQLMKERSDLKEKLKTATGDSVTELKDQLKSKSREIIRTTVNNGRSKLLGQEDRQKVDPELGRLTKWQGEIRTKLNDSVQGENGYTGGDLVKHGTEQDNTQFSEKDEKVFVIMPNGDTFMTQSWEQTQAFMWSAKQDDFLTYTNRSYKQSGETPTQTTFYPGQDPKDKFSGTRLDFDMKQAAVNLGLTTN
- a CDS encoding type III secretion system chaperone, giving the protein MATFSARDAIAHLLTHLGLTNVPTEPDGSCGLLFDQDTHVTLEPDIERTDLLHLHALVGSVPAENRKALFVHLLRGNYLGRATGGAVLSLDATETSILLHTSLVTEHANLESLSELLATLVQSAKLWQQRLAATEANKPRSDTPIDLSLSSMLRV
- a CDS encoding type III secretion system chaperone: MNLSDALLEVGLLLGQPGLALSEHGTCRLAFDGRLEVDFELLPDGQTLHLSSVVSLLDLEDATSLGALLRANVLGSQTGGAYFSLSPAGEILFERQLHMETIDLTGFTQEIERFVNYLEGWEDQLVSGDLTSSTNQDMLAA
- a CDS encoding type III secretion system chaperone; this encodes MSLSEILASLPPELGLSEQANGSNGICEIIIDGQLQVMLEMGPQEESLHLYSVVARVPDGEEGPVLKTLLEGQLFGREIGAGITFGLDQVTGEILLWSALRERELEPDAFSAALTEFVNWTEHWHRKLNHSTPLEEDADWQAPEPTETMMRV
- a CDS encoding protein kinase domain-containing protein, with protein sequence MNIKAEYTNLAKALSEQQGTAVTSKQTGQGIRTHIPDKQQVTRAAQTHIIQCFTSKKLAARGITVANVISREGMKATLGKAGVLANIKDGLTRLKYRLSHSNQKASSELGNSHRVLIRLAGQYHTLATNPTPQNKSAREQLLEKLDTKLKDLQGSLDMSNSPAERRKYVDVRLMKDYITEEKRLLHNEVHQDGLEIPQAPPNPLQNQPLNPQGNQGEGIQFKANGLTRGDFQNTRDTLKPTGNNTENRVQENLEQAPEVPEGSGPSEYKPKAPLKFTVATKGDTLEQVKKNLTEPVKGTVVKDGFSSASNIVGKNSLKDLEVALAHSTQPKPRGESKPINDPSIKDLSGFSFQSQEYGQLRDQMKAAVKNEPSAQPTVVIGKSLGQLLIQEMNNLGEQDKKNFMLALTTTRSAAWMDDILQDVGNAFPERFRDQFTSLTLPSNKQMKEILEAAFDELLTALPNTSEQNGNLIILNGVQYQFEAQLGEGGLGIVSTYRKVPNQIGVEPEVIAIKKSKDDDLGFDQLAKEVRNHAQVGEHPNVPTFRGAVRSPNGELFIAMDLAPRGDMMKLAGKIQDAVSSGLISQTTANVIRLTLMQDVIKGLHHLQEQVGMVHVDLKMQNFFIQNDGVAQIGDFGISQTSLDSTVEDTKLDADYNKAPEILIQGGRQKTREGAIVNTPENKPFREAEVSENLIKLNEKVDVFALGTAVYELFSGQSFLGDLAGGHDWYREYMALREYGLDPSRTVSTLGTDGKGNVMGTDGKSNVMGTGATALDRVLNAMLSPDPEKRPSMSELMNYSLFKQTGVGEVGVRDLIKLLTTPGVDPQDLKQANANLGL
- a CDS encoding tetratricopeptide repeat protein is translated as MIAKNTLEQALELHRAERMREVSLINGDLLESDPEQVTALQRQATAHAQQGDFATAMELYDRAIKRMPTFAEAHANRGNVLRCLARFAEALACYDLAIELKPDFAEAHNNRGVVLRDLKRQDEALANHERAIEIKPDYANAWMNRGIVLREMGRYQEALSSYARVIELRPEDAQTFNYQGMVLYRLERYEEALACYAHAIELKPNYAEALYHHSLALRETLGLTEAIESCDRAIQVRPNYAEAWWNRAELLILTGDYPSGWRTLCWRWRSVEYGKVLRQFIQPLWDGSQDINGKTLLVTLDGGFGDTLQFCRYVTLAVKRGAQVILEVQAGLMTLLQGSFDGIQIIAYGQTLPPFECSCPLMNLPGAFALPVDDIPACLPYLRAPEKHIETWAERLGERTRPRIGLVWSGSTEHSKDRQRSMPLAIMKGLLNCDAEFHCLQKQIRDADLDDILNLPIKIWVKELAGFSDTAGLVMAMDLVISVDTSVAHLAGALGRPVWVLLPYVPDMRWLLDCDDSPWYPEVMRLFRQSSRGEWAMVIARVSEELNYFLQCLSSRDE